The following DNA comes from Mustela nigripes isolate SB6536 chromosome 15, MUSNIG.SB6536, whole genome shotgun sequence.
agtaggcagagaggcagtcagagagaaacagaagaggaagcaggctccccgctgagcagacgcggaactggatcccaggactctgagctcatgacctgagccgaaggcagaggcttaacccattgagccacccaggcgccccactttttttttttttttaaataaactattctTTTTAGAGCAATGTTAGGTTCATGGCAAAATCGAGCACAAAGCACAGAGATTTCCCACCCACCCGCCCCTCCCCCGACGCACAGCCTCCCCAGTATCAACATGCTCTAGAGTGGCATGTTCGTCACAAGTGATGAAGCAACATTGACATGTCATTATTACCTGAAGTTCATAGTTTAAATAGGATTCACTCTTGGTATCGCACGTTGTAcaggttttaacaaatgtatgaCATGTGCTCACTAGCACAGTATCACACAGAATAATCATACTGCTCTAAAAAGCCTGTGTCCACctattcattttctcctttgtccCTTACCCTTGAcaaccactaatttttttttttttaactgcctccATAGTCCATAGCCTTTCCGAATGTCATATGCTTGGAATCATACcatatatagccttttcagattggctttttcacttagtaataagcATGgaagtttcttccatgtcttttcatggcttgatggctcatttctttttaatgcttaataatattccattgtctggaggTGCCACAGgatatccattcacctactgaaggccatcttggttaCTTACAGGTTTTGGTCACTGGGCATAAAGCtgataaaaatgtgtgtgtacaaattttatttgtttgtttctattgtGGCAAAAgccacagaacataaaatttaccatcttaaccatttttaaatgtacagttccatggtgttaagtacattcatattatTGTGCACATGTCCTAACCATCCatctttaaaactattttcaggggtgcctgggtgtctcagttggttgagcaactgccttcggctcaggttgtgatcctggagtcctgggatggactcctgcatcaggctctctgctcagcagggactctgcttctccctctgacccttcccttctcatgctctccctctctctttcaaataaataaataaaatctaaaaaaacccaaacacaccCTATTTTCACCTTGCCAAGCTGAAACTCTCTACCCATTAAAGTAAATCCCACTCCTCTTTCCCAAGACCCTAACAACACTggtctactttctatctctatggttTGATTACtctaagaaattctttttttttcttttttatgcaacTTTATTGAGTTATACTTGATAGACAAAATAAATGGTCATACTTAATGTAGACAATTTAATGAGTTCAGATATGTGTATCCATGTGTGAAgcatcaccacagtcaagattATAAACATATCCAAAACCTCCAAAAGTTTCCTGCtgccctttgttttgtttttatggtagAACACTTAACATAAGGTCTACACTCTTACcaaatatttgtgtataacacTGTAGTGTTAACTCTGGAATTTattctatatgttttctttttttaattttttaatttaaaaaaaaatttttataaacatataatgtatttttatccccaagggtacaggtctgtgaatggccaggtttacacacttcatagcactcaccatagcacataccctccccaatgtccataacctcaccccctttcccaaatcccctccccagcaaccctcagtttgttatgtgagattaagagtcacttattgggggcacctggatggctcagtgggttaaagcctctggcttcggctcaggtcatggtctcagggtcctgggatcgagccccgcatcgggctctctgctcagtgtggagcctgcttcctcctctctctctgcctgccttgcctctctgcctacttgtgatctgtctgttaaataaataaataaataggctgTCGGGTTGAGCTGCCGGCGGTCCACGAGGTTCTCTGAGTTCGCTCCCTAGCGCCTCTGCAATTCAAAATGTCGCACCCATCCCCGAAAACTAAGCCTTCCAACCCCTGTAACCCCAGAGTCTTCTTTGACGTGGACATCGGAGGGGAGCGAGTTGGTCGAATTGTCTTAGAATTGTTTGCAGATATTGTACCCAAAACCGCAGAAAATTTTCGTGCGCTATGTACAGGAGAAAAAGGCATTGGACCCACCACTGGGAAAACTCTCCATTTCAAAGGATGCCCTTTCCATCGAATTATTAAGAAATTTATGATTCAGGGTGGAGACTTCTCAAATCAAAATGGGACAGGTGGAGAAAGTATTTATGGTGAAAAATTTGAAGATGAAAATTTCTATTATAAGCATGATCAGGAAGGTTTATTGAGCATGGCAAATGCAGGCTGCAATACAAATGGTTCTCAGTTCTTCATCACAACAGTCCCAACTCCTCACTTGGATGGGAAACATGTGGTATTTGGCCAAGTAATTAAAGGAATGGGTGTGGCAAGGATACTGGAAAATGTAGAAGTGAAAGGTGAAAAGCCTGCCAAATTGTGCGTTATTGCAGAATGCGGAGAATTGAAGGAAGGGGATGATTGGGGGATATACCCAAAAGATGGCTCTGGTGACAGTCATCCAGACTTCCCTGAGGATGCAGATATAGAtttaaaagatgtaaataaaattttactaataGCTGAAGATgtaaaaaatattggaaatactTTTTTCAAATCTCAGAACTGGGAAATggccattaaaaaatatacaaaagtttTAAGGTATGTGGAAGGTTCAAAGGCTGTTATTGAGCAAGCAGATAGATCGAAGCTACAACCTATAGCTTTAAGCTGTGTGCTGAATATTGGTGCTTGTAAACTGAAGATGTCAAATTGGCAGGGAGCAATCGACAGTTGTTTGGAGGCTCTTGAATTAGACCCATCCAATACCAAAGCATTGTATCGTAGAGCTCAAGGATGGCAAGGATTAAAAGAATACGATCAAGCACTGGCTGATCTTAAGAAAGCTCAGGAGATAGCACCAGAAGATAAAGCTATCCAGGCAGAGTTGCTGAAAGTCAAACAAAAGATAAAGgcacagaaagataaagagaaggcAGCATATGCAAAAATGTTTGCCtaataaattgtttttacttaaatatgCATTGATTATTGTATAAAggcaataagaaaatttaaaggtttttgtCTGTTATATATGATCCCTGATGTGTTTCCTTTGCTACTTCAGTTTTCCATTGTTTACAGTTTAGGAATACTGAAAAAAGCTCACTCTTAATAAAACAGtgttacaaaatacaaaaaataaataaataaataaataaataaataaataaataaataaactttaaaaaaaaaaaaaaaagagtcacttatggtttgtctccctcccaatcccatcttgtttcttttattcttctcctacccacttaagcccccatgttgcatcaccacttcttcatatcagggaaatcatatgatagttgtctttctccaattgacttatttcactaaccataataccctccagttccatccacatcgtcgcaaatagcaaaattttatttcttttgatggctgcatagtattccattgtgtatatataccacattcctctttatccattcatctgttgatggacatctaggttctttccatagtttgactattgtatacattgctgctataaacattcaggtgcacgtgcccctttggatcactactcTAAGAAATTCTTATAGCACAGGtccttaaggtccatccatgttattacatatgtcagaatttctttcctttttaaggctagataatattccattgtatgcatgcattacattttaaaaattcaagtataagtaatatatggtgttatattaatttcaggtatacaatataatgattcaacaattctatatatgcATTTCTCAGTGCATCaggataagtatactcttaattcccttttctATTTTACCCCTACtcctcaaccccctcccctctggcagccatcattttgttctcttttttaagagtctggttttgtttgtctcttttttttatttctttcttcgtttgctttgtttcttaaattccacatctgagtgaaatcatgtggtattttgtctttctctgactaacttatttcacttatcattataccctctaggtccaaattggcaatatttcattctttttatggctgagtaatattccatagtatatatatatgccacatcttggATATTCatctatcatttatttacttatgatttatttatttgtcacttatcatttatttacaatagccaagatatggaagcaacccaagtgcccattgatagatgaatgaataaacaagatatgagatatatatcttattttgttaatccattcatccactgatggacccttgggttgcttccacattttagctattgtgaataatgctgctatgaaccttaGCACACATATATGTCTACAagactgtattttccattttgggggacataaaccagaagtggaattgttggatcatatgggattttgtgtgcaggtttttgcaTGGGgatgttttttctcatttgagtAGAATACCAAGGACCATGACTGCTCTATCATGTGGTTAGAGTTTGCTTTATAAGAAACTTTCAAACTGTGTTCCAAAGCGGCATTTTGTGTTGCCCTCAGCtgctcaggcgcctgggtggctctgttggttaagcgactgccttcagctcaggtcatgatcccagcgtcccgggtTCGAGttccacatcaagctccctgctccttggagagtctgcttcttcctctggctttctcccctctcatgctctctctcactgtctctgtctaaaatactcaaataaataaataaaatctttaaaaaaaaaaaaaagaaagttcctgttgctctacatcctcaccagcatttgaggttgtcagtgtttttcattttttgctgttCTAATAGGTATGTGGTggtatttattattgttttaatttgcagttccctaaAGGCATATGATACTGAGTGTCCTTtaatatgcttatttgccatatgtacatcttctttggtgaactttctttcccccaaaatggCTGGCTGTTTAGGGGAGAGAACATGGGGATGTGTGCTAAAGTTACATTTGCACTTTGTTTTGACTAGATTGAGTTTCTCAACCCGAATCTTAACACCATCTCTGCCTCAGATAGATGtaagttaaaataatttctccaagtCTCAGTTCccacatacataaaatggaaataataataattataacactGACCCCAAAAGAgtattgtgaggattaatgacataatgtgttttaaatatttaattcagtcctggcatatagtaaacaCTAAAAATGCCAACTATCATTATTATTGCAATAATATCAGAAGTTggttatattaataaaatgttagaatGTTAGAGCTATAAGGGGGCACAGCACAAGCAAAGAGACAGATTGTAGTCTCTACACACTTAAGTGAGAATCCTGCCTCTGCGGTCCCCCTCCTAATAATGACGTTGGGCAAATGATCCACCCAGCAAAACCTCAGTATGTGAGAATCATCTGGGCTAAAGTTCAAACTCCAAGGCTCCTTGCTGGATATTTTGATTAAGTAGTTTTTTGTGAGCCCCAGGGTTCTGCACTGTAGACGTTTCCAGGGGATTTTGATCTCTGAGTCCCATAGGCCATACTCTGTGGAATG
Coding sequences within:
- the LOC132002997 gene encoding peptidyl-prolyl cis-trans isomerase D-like, which encodes MSHPSPKTKPSNPCNPRVFFDVDIGGERVGRIVLELFADIVPKTAENFRALCTGEKGIGPTTGKTLHFKGCPFHRIIKKFMIQGGDFSNQNGTGGESIYGEKFEDENFYYKHDQEGLLSMANAGCNTNGSQFFITTVPTPHLDGKHVVFGQVIKGMGVARILENVEVKGEKPAKLCVIAECGELKEGDDWGIYPKDGSGDSHPDFPEDADIDLKDVNKILLIAEDVKNIGNTFFKSQNWEMAIKKYTKVLRYVEGSKAVIEQADRSKLQPIALSCVLNIGACKLKMSNWQGAIDSCLEALELDPSNTKALYRRAQGWQGLKEYDQALADLKKAQEIAPEDKAIQAELLKVKQKIKAQKDKEKAAYAKMFA